Proteins found in one Magnolia sinica isolate HGM2019 chromosome 5, MsV1, whole genome shotgun sequence genomic segment:
- the LOC131246777 gene encoding ABC transporter I family member 11, chloroplastic isoform X2, translating into MLPQLPCTNSIHREMAALPSVSSQFVSRFFQPQLKISLNSNSRVSTKPLVLRISSDYTSFEVRDVSYRSPGTQHNLLNEVNFSLPEKSFGLIFGRSGSGKTTLLQLLAGLSKPTSGSVYIQSYGNDGRPTQPPEILSAERVGIVFQFPERYFLADTVLEEVTFGWPRQTAGPLLKEQLALGLQSAIHSVGLHGISLDQDPHSLSGGFKRRLALAIQLVQKPDLLLLDEPLAGLGNCRLWWIGHGGWKWGVF; encoded by the exons ATGCTCCCCCAGTTGCCGTGCACTAACAGCATACACAGAGAGATGGCTGCTCTTCCCTCTGTATCGTCTCAATTCGTATCGAGATTCTTTCAACCCCAACTTAAAATCTCTCTAAATTCGAATTCCAG GGTTTCTACAAAGCCACTGGTTCTGAGAATCTCGTCCGACTACACCTCTTTTGAA GTGAGGGATGTCAGTTATCGATCGCCTGGGACCCAGCACAACCTTTTGAATGAAGTTAATTTTTCCCTTCCCGAGAAAAG CTTTGGGTTGATCTTTGGACGCAGTGGAAGTGGTAAAACTACCCTCTTGCAG CTTCTTGCTGGGCTGTCCAAACCAACATCTGGATCAGTCTATATTCAGAGTTACGGGAATGATGGTCGCCCAACTCAACCTCCTGAAATATTATCAGCAGAAAGGGTTGGCATTGTTTTTCAGTTTCCCGAGAG GTACTTCTTGGCTGATACTGTGCTTGAGGAAGTTACGTTTGGGTGGCCAAGGCAGACTGCGGGACCTCTATTGAAAGAGCAGCTTGCTTTGGGGCTTCAATCAGCCATTCATTCG GTTGGGTTGCATGGGATCTCCTTGGATCAAGACCCACATTCTCTAAGTGGTGGCTTCAAGCGGCGTCTTGCCCTGGCCATTCAATTA GTTCAAAAGCCAGACCTGTTGCTATTAGATGAGCCTCTTGCTGGCCTTG